The proteins below come from a single Cannabis sativa cultivar Pink pepper isolate KNU-18-1 chromosome 3, ASM2916894v1, whole genome shotgun sequence genomic window:
- the LOC115710337 gene encoding uncharacterized protein LOC115710337 encodes MTSVLHIISVLIVFSFFSSVPFCLGRTTTSTTTYVVENFNPNNNKSVINYTYDTQAFTRAWQKACSTKGRVILVVPKEKKYHLKPIKFGGPCQFEQLNFEILGTIVASNEQSDYGEYGSRWLIFDNVKNLLVQGGGTLDGYGDIWWNKPCKMNKSQLCKQAPTILQAITFHNCENLVVRNLKVRNAQQTHISFNHCRNVKASHLTISASENSPSTNGIYVSHTEDINISHSVIGTGADCISIKSGTKKVRASDITCGPGYGISIGDLGSGNSEAHVTDVIVDRANFYETKFGVRIKTVQGGSGSASNIRFKNIQMNNVENPIVIEQNYCDQSKKLCKQQGSSSSAVQVSKVSFENIKGTSVTKEAIKLDCSESFPCKDIKMENVHFTYYKNQGHTKAVCQNVEFTRFRDVIPSCDSDTIDHQKPQPQTQPKPQPKPQPKPQPKPQPQPQPKPQPKPQPKPKPKPRSHPMPRPVPVQKRGVINVDDFGAKGRGQDDTMAFEKAWQKACSSNVPIVLVVPSQNTYLVKPIVFRGPCKSKVTVQIDGTIEAPSDPSDYNGHESNWLMFENINDLVVQGGGTINGNGNSWWKLSCNIDTSLPCKPAPTGLTFSNCNNLVVRDLHVKDCQQMQVMFVNCNTVMAFNLTVTAPGDSPNTDGIHVTRCVNMDISNSVIGTGDDCISIVSGSRNVTATDITCGPGHGISIGSLGAGHAEAHVSDIFVRRAKFYETTNGVRIKTWQGGKGDATNIKFQDIEMHNVQNPIIIDQNYCDRRRMVCKQEESTVQVSDVLYQNIKGTSATQVAIMFDCSQSHECENIILQDVELQLPQHRVHAEALCNNVDLTHIGRVTPLCPN; translated from the exons ATGACTTCAGTGCTGCATATCATCTCTGTTCTAATTGTGTTCTCCTTTTTCTCTTCAGTACCATTTTGCTTAGGTAGAACTACTACCTCAACAACTACTTATGTAGTtgaaaattttaacccaaacaATAATAAGTCTGTTATAAACTACACTTATGATACTCAG GCTTTTACTAGGGCATGGCAGAAAGCATGCTCTACCAAAGGAAGAGTAATTTTGGTGGTTCCAAAAGAGAAAAAGTATCACCTCAAGCCTATAAAATTCGGTGGTCCATGCCAATTCGagcaacttaattttgaaattcttggaaCAATAGTTGCATCTAATGAGCAATCAGATTATGGTGAATATGGTAGTCGATGGCTCATTTTTGACAATGTCAAAAATTTACTAGTCCAAGGTGGTGGTACCTTAGATGGCTATGGTGATATATGGTGGAACAAACCATGCAAAATGAACAAATCTCAA ctGTGTAAACAAGCGCCAACT attttacagGCTATAACTTTTCATAATTGTGAGAATTTGGTAGTGAGAAACTTAAAAGTACGAAATGCACAACAAACACATATATCATTTAATCATTGTAGAAATGTTAAAGCTTCACATCTAACAATAAGTGCATCGGAAAATAGTCCCAGTACTAATGGAATTTATGTTTCACATACTGAAGATATTAACATCTCACACTCTGTTATTGGAACTG GTGCGGACTGCATCTCAATTAAGAGTGGAACTAAAAAAGTAAGAGCTTCAGATATAACTTGTGGACCAGGTTATGGGATAAg CATTGGAGACTTGGGTTCGGGAAACTCTGAAGCTCATGTTACAGACGTGATTGTAGACAGAGCTAATTTTTATGAAACTAAATTTGGAGTTAGAATAAAAACTGTTCag GGTGGTTCAGGAAGTGCAAGcaatattagatttaaaaatattcaaatgaaTAATGTTGAGAACCCCATTGTAATAGAACAAAACTACTGTGACCAAAGTAAAAAGCTTTGCAAACAACAGGGCTCATCATCATCGGCAGTTCAAGTTAGTAAAGTGTCTTTTGAAAACATTAAGGGTACAAGTGTAACGAAAGAAGCTATTAAATTGGACTGCAGTGAGAGTTTTCCTTGCAAAGACATTAAAATGGAAAATGTTCACTTCACATACTATAAAAACCAAGGCCATACCAAAGCTGTGTGCCAAAATGTGGAATTCACTCGTTTTAGAGATGTTATTCCAAGCTGTGATTCTGATACCATTGACCACCAAAAGCCTCAGCCACAGACACAGCCAAAGCCTCAACCGAAGCCTCAACCTAAGCCTCAGCCAAAGCCTCAACCTCAACCTCAACCGAAGCCTCAGCCAAAGCCTCAGCCTAAGCCTAAGCCTAAGCCTCGATCTCACCCAATGCCAAGGCCTGTGCCAGTTCAAAAACGAGGAGTTATTAATGTTGATGATTTTGGAGCAAAAGGAAGGGGCCAAGATGACACGATG gCATTTGAGAAGGCATGGCAGAAGGCTTGTTCATCTAATGTTCCTATTGTACTAGTGGTGCCTTCTCAAAACACCTATCTTGTTAAGCCAATTGTGTTCCGCGGTCCATGCAAATCCAAAGTTACAGTTCAGATTGATGGGACTATAGAAGCACCCTCCGATCCATCAGACTACAATGGACACGAAAGCAACTGGCTTATGTTTGAAAATATTAATGATTTAGTAGTCCAAGGTGGTGGAACCATTAACGGTAATGGAAATTCTTGGTGGAAGCTCTCCTGCAACATTGATACATCACTC CCATGCAAGCCAGCACCAACC GgtttaactttttcaaattgtaACAACTTGGTGGTGAGAGATTTACATGTAAAAGACTGCCAACAAATGCAAGTCATGTTTGTGAATTGCAACACAGTCATGGCTTTCAATCTCACAGTCACTGCACCAGGCGATAGTCCCAACACTGATGGAATCCATGTAACACGTTGTGTGAACATGGACATCTCTAACTCTGTCATTGGAACAg GTGATGATTGCATATCTATCGTAAGCGGATCCCGAAATGTTACAGCCACAGACATAACCTGTGGACCTGGTCACGGAATCAG TATTGGAAGTTTGGGAGCTGGACATGCAGAAGCTCATGTTTCTGATATATTCGTCCGCAGAGCTAAATTTTACGAAACCACTAATGGAGTTCGAATTAAGACTTGGCAG GGAGGTAAAGGAGATGCgacaaatataaaatttcaagaCATAGAGATGCATAATGTGCAGAACCCAATCATAATCGATCAAAATTATTGTGATCGTCGTAGAATGGTCTGCAAACAAGAG GAATCTACCGTTCAAGTGAGTGATGTGTTGTACCAAAACATTAAAGGTACAAGTGCCACTCAAGTTGCCATAATGTTCGATTGTAGTCAGAGTCATGAAtgtgaaaatattatattacaagATGTCGAGCTACAACTACCCCAACATAGAGTACATGCTGAAGCTTTGTGCAACAATGTGGACCTCACTCATATTGGACGTGTTACTCCTCTGTGTCCAAATTAG
- the LOC133035356 gene encoding uncharacterized protein LOC133035356: MQLFGDNTTHACKWGYNIGIRLVDEFLAKSNVSSCVDFKETAEVIAKVGFKMFLGVTASVTNWDADGTCCSIVLEDNPLVDFVELPDNCQGLYYCNILSGVIRGALEMVSMKTEITWARDMLRGDDAFELQVKLIKQVPEEYPYKDDE, from the exons ATGCAGCTTTTCGGTGATAACACAACCCATGCTTGCAAGTG GGGCTATAATATTGGCATTCGTCTGGTTGACGAGTTCCTGGCAAAGTCGAATGTCTCCAGTTGTGTTGACTTCAAAGAAACGGCTGAAGTTATTGCAAAG GTTGGCTTTAAGATGTTCTTGGGAGTCACTGCATCCGTGACGAACTGGGATGCTGATGGAACATGCTGCAGTATTGTTTTGGAGGATAATCCTTTGGTAGATTTCGTTGAGCTTCCTGATAATTGTCAGGGTCTGTATTACTGCAACATCTTAAGTGGAGTCATTAGAGGAGCCTTAGAAATG GTGTCGATGAAGACTGAAATCACTTGGGCGCGGGATATGCTTCGAGGTGATGATGCATTTGAGTTGCAAGTAAAACTCATAAAGCAAGTTCCCGAAGAATACCCCTACAAAGATGATGAGTAA